In Flavobacterium sp. N3904, one DNA window encodes the following:
- a CDS encoding LytR/AlgR family response regulator transcription factor → MKLKVIIVDDETRARNILRKYCFELNDRIEVVDECNSVKSAVVSIRKYNPDIVFLDVDMKPENGFELFNYFDTIKFEIIFTTAHQKYAIEAIRNSALDFLLKPIGLDEFKISISRFEANKLKKVSFDRFKLLIENINNQFTDKQKIVFPSKTGFEIVQANSIVFCKADGENTIVSTIEKDYYTTKSFKETYESLLNLSFIKVHRSYLVNTNYISSFKTSNSQLELITGDLIPVSKAIMNKKELIDAITK, encoded by the coding sequence ATGAAATTAAAAGTGATTATTGTTGATGACGAAACTCGTGCTCGAAATATTTTAAGAAAGTATTGTTTTGAGCTTAATGATCGCATTGAGGTTGTAGATGAATGTAATTCTGTTAAAAGTGCCGTAGTTTCAATTAGAAAATACAATCCTGATATTGTTTTTTTGGATGTCGATATGAAGCCAGAGAATGGTTTTGAACTATTTAACTATTTTGATACTATTAAATTTGAAATTATCTTCACAACAGCTCATCAAAAATACGCCATAGAAGCTATCAGAAATAGTGCTTTGGATTTTTTGCTTAAACCAATAGGATTGGACGAATTTAAAATTTCTATATCTCGATTTGAAGCCAATAAATTAAAAAAAGTAAGTTTTGATCGTTTTAAGTTGCTTATAGAAAATATAAACAATCAATTTACCGATAAACAAAAAATTGTTTTCCCTTCTAAAACTGGTTTCGAAATCGTTCAAGCCAACAGTATTGTATTTTGTAAAGCAGATGGTGAAAACACTATAGTTAGTACAATTGAGAAGGATTACTATACCACAAAATCGTTTAAAGAAACCTATGAATCTTTGCTAAACCTGTCTTTCATAAAAGTGCATAGGAGCTATTTGGTAAATACCAATTACATTTCAAGTTTTAAGACAAGCAATTCTCAACTCGAACTGATTACCGGTGATTTGATACCAGTATCTA
- a CDS encoding T9SS type A sorting domain-containing protein, producing the protein MSIFDVMGRFLFSKELKEKLTILDISNLPIGVYMFKISNESGTVLIKCLEIKFN; encoded by the coding sequence TTGAGCATTTTTGATGTTATGGGCCGTTTTCTTTTTTCGAAAGAGTTAAAAGAGAAATTAACTATATTAGATATATCCAATTTGCCAATTGGAGTTTATATGTTCAAAATTTCAAATGAGTCAGGCACTGTACTGATAAAGTGTTTAGAAATTAAATTTAATTAA
- a CDS encoding fibronectin type III domain-containing protein, whose amino-acid sequence MSVKKKSVGIITYYIYKDDLQLATITETTYTITELSPNTTYSFTVKAKDAAENISEDSHAFTVTH is encoded by the coding sequence ATCTCGGTTAAAAAGAAAAGTGTAGGCATTATAACTTACTATATATATAAAGACGACCTTCAGTTGGCGACTATAACCGAAACAACTTATACCATTACCGAATTAAGTCCTAATACAACTTATTCATTTACTGTTAAAGCAAAAGATGCTGCTGAAAACATTTCTGAAGACAGCCATGCATTTACTGTGACACATTAA
- a CDS encoding DUF6755 family protein codes for MSNFRTSQNQANPNKLNNILSTLIFILILNVTIQIWLLYASLNNALENNREILIPAFIASLILFFIGFSWLYYLPSGNRQKK; via the coding sequence ATGAGTAATTTTAGAACCAGTCAAAACCAAGCGAATCCCAATAAGTTGAACAACATTCTTTCGACTTTAATATTTATATTAATTTTGAATGTGACCATTCAGATTTGGTTGTTGTACGCCTCATTGAACAATGCTTTAGAAAACAATCGTGAAATATTGATTCCAGCTTTTATTGCCTCTTTAATTTTGTTTTTTATAGGTTTTAGCTGGCTGTATTACTTACCATCTGGGAATAGACAGAAGAAATAA
- a CDS encoding ubiquinol-cytochrome c reductase iron-sulfur subunit: MSKEDNLNKNWKKDFPILKQQATNVSRRDFAKFLTLVSGGLMVGSGLVAAKAYLLPKEEVKGEHFVCKKGEIPVGGTRAFVIEGSTIPYILIHLENGDFKAYEQKCTHLSCSVFYKPGTGIIHCPCHEGSFDAKTGDVLGGPPPRALPSLYVFFKENDIYVKASQHEEHAV; this comes from the coding sequence ATGTCAAAAGAAGATAATTTAAATAAAAATTGGAAGAAAGATTTTCCAATCCTTAAGCAACAAGCGACCAATGTAAGTCGTCGTGATTTTGCCAAATTCCTTACACTCGTTTCGGGCGGATTAATGGTTGGTAGCGGACTCGTAGCCGCCAAAGCCTATTTACTGCCCAAAGAAGAAGTCAAGGGAGAGCATTTTGTGTGTAAAAAAGGTGAAATTCCAGTTGGTGGCACCCGAGCTTTTGTAATCGAGGGCAGTACCATTCCCTATATTTTGATTCACCTCGAAAATGGAGATTTTAAGGCCTATGAGCAAAAATGCACACACTTGTCGTGTTCCGTTTTTTACAAACCCGGCACCGGAATCATTCATTGTCCGTGTCACGAAGGATCGTTTGACGCCAAAACGGGGGATGTTCTAGGAGGCCCGCCACCAAGAGCCTTACCGAGTTTGTATGTGTTTTTTAAGGAAAATGATATTTACGTAAAAGCGTCTCAGCACGAAGAACACGCAGTATAA
- a CDS encoding 4Fe-4S dicluster domain-containing protein codes for MNYTSFNKNEEFFVDMQRCIGCKACEMACAECETNGQESLIHVNYVDRASTVQTTVQVCMHCDDPVCANVCPADAISKDENGIVHTANTERCIGCSNCVMACPFGVPKKEESYDLMMKCTMCYDRTSIGKKPMCATVCPSGALFFGTRTEIEEMRPNSTPINTFIFGKETVNTKVNIMMPKGSTQLIIY; via the coding sequence ATGAATTACACCAGTTTCAATAAAAACGAGGAATTTTTTGTAGATATGCAGCGTTGCATTGGCTGTAAAGCCTGCGAAATGGCTTGCGCCGAATGTGAGACGAACGGTCAGGAATCCTTGATTCACGTGAATTATGTGGACAGGGCTTCTACTGTGCAAACTACCGTGCAGGTTTGTATGCATTGCGACGATCCTGTATGTGCGAATGTTTGTCCTGCGGATGCTATATCCAAAGACGAAAATGGAATCGTGCATACCGCCAATACCGAAAGATGTATTGGCTGTTCGAATTGTGTGATGGCCTGCCCGTTTGGAGTACCCAAAAAAGAGGAGTCCTACGACTTGATGATGAAGTGTACGATGTGTTATGACAGAACCAGTATTGGTAAAAAACCAATGTGCGCTACAGTTTGCCCAAGCGGTGCTTTGTTTTTTGGTACAAGAACCGAAATTGAAGAAATGCGTCCTAACAGTACGCCAATCAATACTTTTATTTTTGGTAAGGAAACTGTTAACACGAAAGTCAATATTATGATGCCAAAAGGAAGTACGCAGTTGATTATATATTGA